One Kushneria konosiri genomic window, ATTGAGGGCGGCATCCAGCGTGTAGCCGACAAAATAGTCTTCGCTGTGATGGCGCAGATTGGAGGGGCCCAGCCGCATGGGGAACACGGCACCAATAACTTCCTCAACCACCTCATTGATGATCTCGCGCGAGGGCAGACTGCGCCCGCCGGACTCGTTGGTGCGCCCGTGATCGGCACGCCACTGCTCGCGAGCGTTTCTAAGATCGTGCACTACATTATCGAGCTGCCAGTCGATGGCGTGATCCGCCTTGCTGTAATGATTTAACCGTGCCATGTGATTGTCCTGGAGTGCCGGACGCACCGCCGGCCAGAGCCCTGCGATGTGTCATGTCATGAATCGATATGCTGTTGAGCGTAGCGCAGTCGGCCTGATACGGCCCGTTAACCCGCCCTGCGCCTCTGGTGTCAGAGCCGCGTGTCAGTACGATGGAAAGCCTGTGCCCTGTAAGTGGGCGCCGAAGCACCACTTTTCAATGAAGCCCAATGGGCAACATGTCGACGACTCAACCGCCCCGTGGAAGCGTCCACCAGCCGGGCAGCAGGGTTTGAATCTCGTGATGTCTGAAGCGATCATCGATGAGATGGATGACGCCGCGATCCTCGGGGGAGCGAATCACACGGCCGGCAGCCTGCACGACTCGAGTGATGCCCGGATAGAGATAAGCGTAGCGATAGCCATCGCCAAACAGCGCCTCCATGCGTGCCTTCATCTGCTCGTTGACAGGGTTGAACTGCGAAAGCCCAAGCGTTGCGATAAAGGCTCCGATCAAGCGCTCGCCGGGCAGATCGATCCCTTCACCGAAAATCCCTCCCAGCACGGCAAAGCCGATGCCCTGCCCCTCTGACGTGAAGCGCGCCAGAAAGGCATCTCGCTCGGGTTCTGACATGCGCCGAGACTGTGACCACTGCGCCACATCAGGCGCATGGTCCGCCAGCGCACGGCTGACCTGCTCGAGATAGTCAAAGCTGCTGAAAAAGGCCAGATAGTTGCCGGGACGCCGGCGAAACTGATGCGCCATCAGTTCGGCAATGGGGGCGAGCGAGGCGCGTCGGTCGCGATAGCGCGTTGAAATATGATCGGCCAGGTGGACCTCGAGCTGGCAGGCCGTAAAGGGAGATGCCATTTCAAGCCAGGGCGTGGCGATATCAAGCCCGAGCTGATCACGATAGTAATGGCTCGGCGAAAGCGTTGCAGAAAACAGGACAGTCGCGTGCGCTGCCTCAAACCGTGGTGCCAGCAGCGGGGCCGGCACCACATTGCGCAGGGACAGCGTCGCCTGGCGCCCGCGTCGTTCGATGTCCAGCAGATAATGTTCGGCATCCACCTCGCTGGCAATGTCGGCAATCCGTGTGATCTGCATGGCGTCAAACCAGGCTTCCAGCAGCACGCTGTCCAGAGCGACAGGCGTATCGACCATGAAGTCTCCAACGGCCGTGACGAACTGCGACAGCGCATTGAACAGCTTGCGCGGCGGCGACTCGAGACACACGTAGTCGCCCTCATGCGCTCGCAGCAAGGCCTTCCACTGTCGCCAGAGCCTGTCCAGCGGTCGCCTGAGTGCGGTCGGTGCATCACGTCGAGCCGCTGCAAAGCGGCCCTGATCAAATTCGGCGCCGTACATGGCCCGCCCGCGCTCAACGAGATTGTGCGCCTCATCGATCAGAAGACTGACCCGCCACTGATGCTGTCGCGTCAGGGCATACAGCATTGCGCTGGTATCAAACCAGTAATTGACATCCCCGATCACGACATCGCACCAGTGCGCCATCTCCTGACTCAAATAGTAGGGACAGACGCTGTGATCCAGTGCGACGCGGCGCAGGCCCTGCTGATCCAGCCATCCCGCTCGCACGGCGGCCTGGCGCGCCCGGGGCAGCCGATCATAAAAGCCGCTGGCCAATGGGCAGCTCTCGCCATGGCAGGCAAGCTCCGGATGCTCGCAGGCCCTGTCACGAGCGATCAGCTCCAGCGTTCGAATGCCGGGATCGCCCTCATCTACAGGAGGATGCGCCATGCCTAGCGTGGTCAACGCCTCGAGCGCCAGCCGACGCCCGGTGGTACGCGCGGTGAGAAAGAACAGACGATCAACACGCTGGCCCGGCATGGCCTTGAGGGCGGGAAACAGCGTCCCCAGCGTCTTGCCGATACCGGTTGGCGCCTGCAGCATCAGATCACGCCGGGTGCTGATCGCCTTGAAAACACTTTCCGCCAGCGCCCGCTGACCGGGTCGAAAATCGGGGTGAGGAAACGAAAGCTGCGTTAACCGCTGCGTACGGGCAGCCTCATGTGCAAGCTCCTGCTCGGCCCAGTGGATGAAGCGCTCGCACTGCTCGATAAAAAAGGCTTCCAGCACATTGCGCGTCATCGTCTCTACCAGCACGCTTTCCCGCTGCTGCTCGATGTCGAAATAGACCAGTGCGATCTCGATCGAATCGAGTGAACGCTCGCGGCACAACAGCGCGCCGTAGACCTTCGCCTGCGCCCAGTGCAGGGCGCGCTGATTGGCCGGCATGGCGTCAATATCACCGCGATGGGTCTTGACCTCTTCCAGTCTTTTAAGCGTCGGATCAAACCCATCGGCCCGGCCACGAACGATCAGTGCGCCATATCGGCCTTCAAGGGCGACCTCGTGCTCGTAGTGCTCGCCTCGACGTGAAGCCACCACCTGATGGCCGGCAATGCCCTGCTGCGCGGTGGGCGCAGGCGTAAATCGCAGATCAAGGTCACCCGCGCGCGCGGTAAATTCACACAGCGCGCGCACTGCCACGCGATAGCGCGGCGTGTCGTCGCCATTCAATGCTGCGATGGCCCCCTCTGCGCTCAAGTCGTGCCCTCGTCATCGCTCCAGCGCACATGACACACCGTGACCGGCATATCGTGCTGCGCACAAAAGGCAATCCAGCGCTTCTGGTTGTCCTGTAGCCGATCGCCGGGTCCCTTGACCTCGATCATCTCATAGCGCGGTGAGCCTTCCGGGGCGTTCGGATAGAAGCGGATGAGGTCCGGCATGCCGGACCGATTGGCCCGAATATCGGTTAAAAGCCGCTCGAACCAGTAACGCAGATGCGCCGGCGGCAGGCATTCCAGTGCCAGCGTCAAAAGTTCTTCATTCAGGGCGCCCCAGTGCACGAAGGGAGACTGTATCCCCTGCTTTTCCCGGTAGCGCTGTCGGATAGCCTGCTGCCATGTCCCCGCCTCGAGTCGCGCCAGACAGTGCGTAAAATACGACTCACGCTGCGGATAAAATTCAGGGCGCATCAGATCGGCGGGACCGCTTTGAAACGGGTGAAAGAAGGCCCCGGGCAGCGGTGCAAAGATGGCCTCCCAGCACAGCAGGCCAAAGAGTGCGTTGATCAGCGTGTTTTCGACATAAAACACCGGCGCCTCAGAGGTCTCCAGATGCTCACGCACGGCGCGCTCGACCGAGGGACTGCGCGGCAGGATCACATCGCACCGCCGAGCAGCCGTCTGGGCTTCGAGTAACGGTTTTTCCATGTCGAGCGCACGATGCAGCCTCGGCTGAATACGCGCGGCCTGCTGACGCTCGGCTTCACTGGTGGGCACCTGCTGAGCATCACGGCACAGAGTCAGTGCCTGCTCGAACTCATCCAGCCGCTCCAGCACTCGTATGCGACGAATGCGCGCCTCACCATGGCGGCTTTGAGCGTAAAGCTCGCTGGCACGTGCCAATTCGCCCTGACGCTCGCAGTAACGGGCGATGGCGTAGAGTACCCGACCCCGTCGCGCCTCCAGCCAGAGGCTGCCCTCCAGACATGAAGGCAGTGCCGCCAGTACCTCGTCGATATCATGACCGGCTTCAAAGCGCGCCCGGCAGTCGTGAATCTGCCAGTAGCGTTCGATATCCGCGCGGGACTGAAAGGGTCGCGAGTCTCGAGTGAAGGGCACCACTTCAAAGCGGTAAATGCCCTGATCCGCCAGCACGAACTCGGAAAACTGCTGGCGCAGGTTGCCAAAGAACATCAGACGAAGCCGCTCACACACCGTCATGGTGGTCAGCCGAACGACCCGGGAGGTCATGGGCTGTCCCGTGACCGAGCACCACGCATCAAGCGTCAGCGCCTGATCAAATATCGGTATCAGGGTTTCTTTCAGCAGTGCCTTGCGATCACGAGGTCGACTCAGGTGATCACTGAACATGCCGACCAGTTCATCTCGCGTGAAAAGGTCGAACAGCTGCTCCAGCGTCAGGCAGGGACGCGCATCCACAAGCCCCTGCTCGATCAGTGGCGTAAGTGCCGTTGAGGTCTTCCCGATCTCCTCGTAGGCAAGACGATCGAGACGAAAATGCTCGCCCTTGCGCATGATCATGCGCACCAAAAGCGCTTTGGAAGATACGGGCAGGCGTTTGAAGCACGTGATGAAATCACGCTCGGCGTCGTCCAGCAGATCGTCGTAACGCTCGCTGACCCAGGTCACGACGTTGTCAAAATTGACCAGGTAATAAAGCGGGTCGTTCAGCGAATCCGCAACGCTTAAAAGGGGAACGTCAGTAGACGCGACACAGGCAGGTGTACTGTTCATGCATCCATGGTATCAGCGCCGTCGGGCCGGTGGCGAGAGCATCGCCAAACACTATTGCATGGCGTTGTAGCAGGTATACACTCGCTCATCGTGTCGACAATCGTATCGGCTTGAAAACAAGGACAACGACAATGAAAGCACTGTTAAGCGCCACCTGTATGGCGACCCTTTTGATCTCTGGCGGTGTGATGGCCAAAACCCCGGACAACGTCAAGCTGGCCATCGACGTGCCCTATGAGCCCTTCGTCTATCGCGCCCCGGGGGGAGAGCTTGAAGGCTTCGAGATCGATCTGGGCAACGAACTCTGCAAGCGCGCTCAGCTTGAGTGCAGCTGGGTCGAACAGCCATGGGACGGCATCATCCCGGGACTTCTGGCGCGCAAGTACGACGCCATTCTGTCCTCCATGGCGATTACACCGGAGCGCGAGCGACAGGTGCTCTTTTCGATTCCCTACTACAACACGCCCAGCATCTGGATTACCGCCCGTGATCGCGATATCGACATTGATGATCGTGACAGTCTCAAGGGACTGAGCGTTGGCGTTCAGCGCGGCTCCATTCGCGATGTCTACGTCACCGAAATGTACGGTGATGTGCTCGATGTTCGCCGCTATGGGTCTTCCCAGGACGTTGAAAACGACCTTGAATCCGGCCGACTGGACCTGGCCTTTGAAGATTATCCGCTGGCCATCGAGAGCATCGATTTTCGCAATGATGACAGCCCCTTCAAGCAGATCGGGACCGAGATCAGCACGCCCAAACGCATTTTTGGCAGCGGCGCCGCCATGGCATTTCGCACGCGCGACAAGGCGCTGGCCGAGAAATTCAATCAGGCCATTCGCGATGTCTACAGTGATGGCACCTTCGACACCCTGATGAACAAGTATTTCGACTATGACCTGTCCATCCATTCCGAGCTTGCAAAGTAGAAGCTGCGAAACAACAGGTCAGGTAGTACAGGCAGGCACCGGCCTGCCTTTTTCAAGCGGCCCCGGCGCCGCTTCTCGAACCGATTCAGGACGATTTTGTGGAACATCGTACTCATGAACTGCTGGGCGCCGTCCCGGGCCATATCAGCCAGCTACACAGTTTTCATTACGGCCCACAGGACAGTGAGCACAGCATCTATATCCAGGCCTCACTTCATGCCGATGAGCTGCCGGGCATGCTGGTAGCCTTCAAGCTCAAGCAGCACATGGCCGAGCTTGAAGCCGCCGGTCTTTTGCACGCACGCGTGTGTATCGTGCCGGTCGCCAACCCGATCGGGCTGACCCAGCAACTGATGGATGTTCCGCTGGGACGCTATGAGCTGGAAACCCTGAAAAACTTCAACCGCCACTATGCGGACATGACCGATGCCATTGCCGACGATCTGACGAGTGAGCTGGGCAGCGATGACGTCAATAACATACGCATTATCAGGCATCGTTTTCTCACCGCGCTGAACAACAAATCACCTGCCAACGCTCTTGAGTCACTGCAACTCACCCTGCAGCGCCTCGCCTGTCAGGCCGATTACGTACTGGACCTGCATTGTGATTTCAACGCCGTGGCGCATCTCTACACCACACCGGCTGCCTGGCCGACATTCGAGCCGCTGGCACGCTATTTCGGCGCCCGTGCCAGCATGCTGGCAACCGACTCGGGCGGTCAGTCGTTTGATGAGTGCTTCACGCTGGTCTGGGAGCAGCTACGCGAGCGTTTTGGCGAGCACTTCCCGATTGGCTACGGTACGCAGTCCATCACCCTGGAGCTTCGCGGGCAGAATGATGTCGATCACGAACTGGCCGATCACGACAGTCGCGCCATTGTTGACTGGATGATCCATCTCGGACTGATTCATGGCGAAGCACCGCCACTGCCGGTACTGGAATTTCCGGCCACGCCGCTGTCGGCGATGGAATTTCTGGTGGCCCCTGAAGGCGGTCTGCTGGTCTTTCATGCCCACCCGGGCGACCAGGTGGTCTGCGGTCAGCTCGTGGCCGAAATCATTGATCCGATCAAGGATAGCGTCCATGAGGTACGCGCAACACAGGACGGCATGATCTATGCCAGAAGCCAGCGACGCATGGCGACCGCCGGCATGATCGTGGCAGACCTGGCCGGTCACGAGAGCCGTCGCAGCGGCTATCTGCTGGCCCCCTGAGCATCGATTCCTTTCGTAAAAGACTTCTTTACCGATGGCTGGTACCTGCTTTCGACATGTGACAATTTTGTTGTGCCGAATTGCAGATAATCCTGGCGTAACCGCCAACATGAGATAGATTTAGGACAGTACAAGGTTTATCCATCCAGCGGAGTCAGGACACCATGCTCAAGAATCAGATCGAAGGCGAAACCAAGACTGCAGTAGGCAAGGCGCAGGAAGCCTATGGTGACTTTGCCGATGATAACGAGATGCGTACCGAAGGTCGTCTGCGCAGCGCAGCGGGCCAGGTACAGTCCCAGTATGGTGAAGTCGTTGACAATGCCCGCGAGTTTACGGTCAAGCAGCCGGTCGGCGCGCTGGCCATTGCAGCAACCGTCGGCTTTGTACTGGGTGCGCTGATCACACGTCGCTGATCACCTCTCAGACATGACCGCCTGCAAAAAACCGGCCCCATGAGGGCCGGTTTTTTTGTGTGATAAGCCTTCGCGCTTTTCTGGGAAAAGGGGTGGCAACCAGACAGGTTCTGACAGAACTGGAGGCAATAAAAAACCGCCCGGGGAAGTGGGCGGTGAACAGGAAACCAGAAGTGATGATCCCTAGTATAGGTGGTCCTGATAGAACTGCCAGGAACAGCCATCATTTCATGCTTCGATGGCTTACCAGTCGAGCGCGCGTTTAACAAAAGGAATGGTCAATCGACGCTGCGCCGAGAGCGAAGCACTATCGAGACGGGTCAAAAGCGCCAGCATGTCGCCCAGTTTTCTTGGCCCACGATGCAGCAGATAACG contains:
- a CDS encoding ATP-dependent DNA helicase; translated protein: MSAEGAIAALNGDDTPRYRVAVRALCEFTARAGDLDLRFTPAPTAQQGIAGHQVVASRRGEHYEHEVALEGRYGALIVRGRADGFDPTLKRLEEVKTHRGDIDAMPANQRALHWAQAKVYGALLCRERSLDSIEIALVYFDIEQQRESVLVETMTRNVLEAFFIEQCERFIHWAEQELAHEAARTQRLTQLSFPHPDFRPGQRALAESVFKAISTRRDLMLQAPTGIGKTLGTLFPALKAMPGQRVDRLFFLTARTTGRRLALEALTTLGMAHPPVDEGDPGIRTLELIARDRACEHPELACHGESCPLASGFYDRLPRARQAAVRAGWLDQQGLRRVALDHSVCPYYLSQEMAHWCDVVIGDVNYWFDTSAMLYALTRQHQWRVSLLIDEAHNLVERGRAMYGAEFDQGRFAAARRDAPTALRRPLDRLWRQWKALLRAHEGDYVCLESPPRKLFNALSQFVTAVGDFMVDTPVALDSVLLEAWFDAMQITRIADIASEVDAEHYLLDIERRGRQATLSLRNVVPAPLLAPRFEAAHATVLFSATLSPSHYYRDQLGLDIATPWLEMASPFTACQLEVHLADHISTRYRDRRASLAPIAELMAHQFRRRPGNYLAFFSSFDYLEQVSRALADHAPDVAQWSQSRRMSEPERDAFLARFTSEGQGIGFAVLGGIFGEGIDLPGERLIGAFIATLGLSQFNPVNEQMKARMEALFGDGYRYAYLYPGITRVVQAAGRVIRSPEDRGVIHLIDDRFRHHEIQTLLPGWWTLPRGG
- a CDS encoding VRR-NUC domain-containing protein; amino-acid sequence: MNSTPACVASTDVPLLSVADSLNDPLYYLVNFDNVVTWVSERYDDLLDDAERDFITCFKRLPVSSKALLVRMIMRKGEHFRLDRLAYEEIGKTSTALTPLIEQGLVDARPCLTLEQLFDLFTRDELVGMFSDHLSRPRDRKALLKETLIPIFDQALTLDAWCSVTGQPMTSRVVRLTTMTVCERLRLMFFGNLRQQFSEFVLADQGIYRFEVVPFTRDSRPFQSRADIERYWQIHDCRARFEAGHDIDEVLAALPSCLEGSLWLEARRGRVLYAIARYCERQGELARASELYAQSRHGEARIRRIRVLERLDEFEQALTLCRDAQQVPTSEAERQQAARIQPRLHRALDMEKPLLEAQTAARRCDVILPRSPSVERAVREHLETSEAPVFYVENTLINALFGLLCWEAIFAPLPGAFFHPFQSGPADLMRPEFYPQRESYFTHCLARLEAGTWQQAIRQRYREKQGIQSPFVHWGALNEELLTLALECLPPAHLRYWFERLLTDIRANRSGMPDLIRFYPNAPEGSPRYEMIEVKGPGDRLQDNQKRWIAFCAQHDMPVTVCHVRWSDDEGTT
- a CDS encoding transporter substrate-binding domain-containing protein; translated protein: MKALLSATCMATLLISGGVMAKTPDNVKLAIDVPYEPFVYRAPGGELEGFEIDLGNELCKRAQLECSWVEQPWDGIIPGLLARKYDAILSSMAITPERERQVLFSIPYYNTPSIWITARDRDIDIDDRDSLKGLSVGVQRGSIRDVYVTEMYGDVLDVRRYGSSQDVENDLESGRLDLAFEDYPLAIESIDFRNDDSPFKQIGTEISTPKRIFGSGAAMAFRTRDKALAEKFNQAIRDVYSDGTFDTLMNKYFDYDLSIHSELAK
- a CDS encoding succinylglutamate desuccinylase/aspartoacylase family protein, giving the protein MEHRTHELLGAVPGHISQLHSFHYGPQDSEHSIYIQASLHADELPGMLVAFKLKQHMAELEAAGLLHARVCIVPVANPIGLTQQLMDVPLGRYELETLKNFNRHYADMTDAIADDLTSELGSDDVNNIRIIRHRFLTALNNKSPANALESLQLTLQRLACQADYVLDLHCDFNAVAHLYTTPAAWPTFEPLARYFGARASMLATDSGGQSFDECFTLVWEQLRERFGEHFPIGYGTQSITLELRGQNDVDHELADHDSRAIVDWMIHLGLIHGEAPPLPVLEFPATPLSAMEFLVAPEGGLLVFHAHPGDQVVCGQLVAEIIDPIKDSVHEVRATQDGMIYARSQRRMATAGMIVADLAGHESRRSGYLLAP
- a CDS encoding CsbD family protein — its product is MLKNQIEGETKTAVGKAQEAYGDFADDNEMRTEGRLRSAAGQVQSQYGEVVDNAREFTVKQPVGALAIAATVGFVLGALITRR